The genomic interval ATTGCTATGAAAGGGTTCATCATGACCACTGGCACAGTTAAATGGTTCAATTCGACCAAGGGCTTCGGCTTTATTCAGCCTGACAATGGCGGCGCCGATGCATTTGTTCACATCTCCGCCGTAGAACGCTCCGGAATGCGCGAACTCGTGGAAGGCCAGAAGATCGGCTACGACCTCGAGCGCGACAGCAAGTCGGGCAAGATGTCGGCCTGCAACCTGCAGGCTGCCTGAAATATCCCGGTATCCATTCTCCAGTGACCACGGATGTACTGGCACTGTCGAGAGCACGATACCAACAAGGTCAGGCT from Martelella mediterranea DSM 17316 carries:
- a CDS encoding cold-shock protein translates to MTTGTVKWFNSTKGFGFIQPDNGGADAFVHISAVERSGMRELVEGQKIGYDLERDSKSGKMSACNLQAA